The Microbacterium luteum nucleotide sequence GGTCCGTGGCCGGCGACCACCTCGCTGCACACCTCGGTCGGCGCGACGGCGATCCGCCGGTTCCTGCGGCCGATCGTCTTCCAGGACGCCCCGCAGCGTCTGCTGCCCCCGGTGCTGCGCGACGACGCCTTCCCGTCGCTCCCGCACCGCCGGAACGGCATCCTCACCCTCCCCTGACGCGGTGCCGCCGGGCTCCGGTGGGCCGCGGGGCTCCGGCGACGGTGGGGAAGTGACGTGGGGGGCTCCGGCGAGGCTGGGGCTCCGGCGAGCCACGGGGCTCCGGCGGGCCGCGGGGCTCCGGTGGGCCGCGGGGCTCCGGCGACGGTGGGGCGGTGACGCCGCGGGCTGGCAACGACGGGCTGCGGCCGGGCGGCGCGGGCCGGCGACGATAGGCTGCGGCCGGGCGGTGGCCCCGGCGATGGTGGGGGCCGCGTCTCCGCTCACGTCGTGCCCCAACTCAGGCTGGGCGAACCGAACGGCCCGGATTCCAGGCCTCCCGGCCGTACCCGGGCTCCTCCATCCTGAGTTGGTGCACACGTCGGGTGTGACACCGGGGCGGCATCGAGTCGAGACCTTGCCTCACCGGGCGACAGACGACAGAAGGCGCCGAACCCCCGCACGTGGTGTCACCTGTCGGCGTCTCGACGGGCGACGGGCACCAACTCAGGCTGGGGGACCACGAGCCGCCGGAATTCCGACCTCTCGGCCGTACCCGAACTCCCCGAGCCTGAATTGGTGCACACGGTGGGGTGAGACTCCGGTGCGGCATCGAGTCGACCATCCGGTGCCGCGCCAGGGGACAGACGGCAAAGACGCCGACGCCCGCACGAGGTGTGAGTTGTCGGGCGGCCTGACCGGCGACGTGCGCCAACTCAGGCTGGATGGCACTCACCGGGCCGGGAAATCGATACCAGGCCGCATCTGGACCTCCTCAGCCTGAGTTAGGCACCAGCACGCGGGCGGAGGGAGGTCGGGGCGACCGGGGGCGGGCAGGCGGCGGGGTCAGAGGCGGAGGAGGTCGGGTGGACGGAGGAAGGTCAGAGGGATGCGGCGAGGGCGGCGCCGGCTTGCGCGAGCCACGTCGCGGGGTCGGCCATGGCCGCCTCCGGCGTTCCCGCCAGGTCGGTCAGCGACGCGGTGGCGGCGAAGGCCGAGGTGTCGGCCTCGGGCGAGATGCGGCCGGCGACGAGCATCGCGGGCACGCCGGCAACCGCCGCCAGGTGGTGCACCCGGGACGGCACCTTGCCGGCGGCCGACTGGCCGTCGAATGCGCCCTCGCCCGTGACGACGACGGCGGCGCCGCCGATCGCGTCGGCGAGCCGGATGAGCTCGGCGACCTCTTCGGCGCCGGGAACGAGATCGCCGCCCCACAGGCGCAGGGCGAAGCCGGTACCGCCGGCGGCACCCGAACCGGGTGCGTCCGGGTCGACCCCGACGAGGTCGGCGAGGCGGGCGAGCGCTGCATCCACAGCCGGGATGTCGTCCCCACCCAGACCCTTCTGCGGACCGAAGACGGCTGCCGCTCCCCGCGGGCCCGTCAGCGGATGCGTGACGTCGCTCAACACACGGACGCCGCCGGCTGGAAGCGGGGCGAGACCCGACAGATCGACCTCGGCCACATCGCCGAGTCCGCGCGCACCGGGAGCGACGGGCGCGCCGTCGACGTCGAGCACGCGCGCGCCGAGCGCGGCGAGCATCCCCACCCCCGCGTCCGTCGACGCGCTCGAACCGATCCCGAGGACCAACCGCGAGACGCCGTGGTCGAGCGCGGCGGCGATCGCCTGCCCGAAGCCGCGTGTGTCGGCGTCGAGCGGCCGGAGTCGCGGGGGCGTTCCCAGCAGCTCGATGCCCGAGGTGCCGGCGAGTTCGACGACCCCGGTGCCGGCGTCGGCGTCGGCGTCGGCGGTCGGCGGAAGCAGCAGCCAGTGCGCCTCGACGGGCGCGCCCTCCGGTCCATCGACCGTCACGGGCATGAGCGTCGCCCCGGGCACGGCCGCCGCGAAGGCGGCGACGGTGCCTTCGCCGCCGTCCGCCATCGGCCGGTGCACGATCCGGTCGCCCGGTCGCACGTGGTGCCACCCCGCTTCAAGCGCGTCAGCGGCGGCGTCTGCGGCGATCGAGCCTTTGAACGAGTCCACCGCGAGCACCACGGTGCCTGGAGGACGGCCCTCGGTCGCTCCGGTCATG carries:
- a CDS encoding glycerate kinase encodes the protein MTGATEGRPPGTVVLAVDSFKGSIAADAAADALEAGWHHVRPGDRIVHRPMADGGEGTVAAFAAAVPGATLMPVTVDGPEGAPVEAHWLLLPPTADADADAGTGVVELAGTSGIELLGTPPRLRPLDADTRGFGQAIAAALDHGVSRLVLGIGSSASTDAGVGMLAALGARVLDVDGAPVAPGARGLGDVAEVDLSGLAPLPAGGVRVLSDVTHPLTGPRGAAAVFGPQKGLGGDDIPAVDAALARLADLVGVDPDAPGSGAAGGTGFALRLWGGDLVPGAEEVAELIRLADAIGGAAVVVTGEGAFDGQSAAGKVPSRVHHLAAVAGVPAMLVAGRISPEADTSAFAATASLTDLAGTPEAAMADPATWLAQAGAALAASL